The following are encoded together in the Roseovarius sp. EL26 genome:
- a CDS encoding sensor histidine kinase — MALAEPMDSRESPSKSDNVLLGDEFVAPDNLVEAEMRMNRAQRGFVSLRNSPLTRKIVTFNLIALNVLVAGILYLNASRDGLAEQRANGLVGDVELIADVFEAQLPAGVPVSLASGDGINVHATLSGLDIQEGIEVYFFDVKGQLIGQMAGAASTISEADDHSPTWITDMLSNLWATLSSPFSTQEVRDPYADVEEQLRAMVAPTVNQGLQVSTGQTSNSGVFSVSTPVMHNGAPIAVIALASATGEIDRLVRVERERVLQMFLVATLVSIGLSLLLASTIANPLADLASAAELGGAKDRNQRSNGRIRIPDLTARPDEIGRLSGALRGMVAALYHRIDANEQFAADVAHEIKNPLASLRSAVGTMRVAKRDDQREKLLQVIEHDVRRLDRLVSDISDASRLDSELVKETQEEFDLVSMLSNLGQYLGAQAEKKGIEFITDFPQHPVKLTGLEGRLAQVFVNLITNAISFCEDGDAIRLWVRQRENRVVIVVEDTGPGIPEQALTKIFQRFYSQRNENDFGNNSGLGLSISKQIVEAHDGVIWAENIRPTDADVTSDPLGARFVVGLPT; from the coding sequence ATGGCGCTGGCCGAACCAATGGATTCTCGAGAAAGCCCTTCGAAAAGTGATAACGTCCTGCTGGGCGACGAATTTGTAGCGCCAGACAATCTTGTCGAAGCTGAAATGCGAATGAATCGTGCCCAGCGCGGTTTTGTATCACTGCGCAATTCGCCTCTGACGCGGAAAATTGTGACGTTCAACCTGATTGCGCTGAACGTGTTGGTGGCGGGGATTCTGTATCTCAATGCGTCTCGTGATGGTCTCGCTGAACAGCGTGCGAACGGCCTTGTCGGTGATGTCGAGTTGATCGCAGATGTGTTTGAGGCGCAACTGCCCGCGGGGGTGCCGGTTAGCTTGGCCAGCGGCGATGGAATCAATGTTCATGCTACGTTAAGCGGTTTGGATATCCAGGAAGGTATCGAAGTTTATTTCTTTGATGTCAAAGGTCAGCTGATTGGTCAGATGGCTGGTGCTGCTTCTACTATTTCTGAGGCCGATGACCATAGTCCAACCTGGATTACGGATATGTTGAGCAATTTATGGGCTACACTGTCTTCCCCGTTTTCCACGCAAGAGGTGCGTGACCCGTATGCTGATGTCGAAGAACAACTGCGCGCGATGGTTGCGCCGACGGTGAATCAGGGTCTGCAGGTTTCGACTGGGCAAACCTCAAATAGCGGCGTTTTTTCCGTCTCAACCCCGGTTATGCATAATGGCGCGCCGATTGCTGTTATTGCCTTGGCCAGCGCCACAGGTGAAATTGACCGACTTGTTCGGGTTGAGCGAGAGCGTGTCTTGCAAATGTTCTTGGTGGCGACGCTGGTCTCGATCGGGTTGAGTTTGTTGCTTGCGTCAACCATCGCGAACCCGCTAGCGGATCTAGCGTCAGCTGCGGAACTTGGTGGCGCAAAGGACAGGAATCAGAGATCGAATGGGCGGATTCGTATCCCAGATCTTACGGCTAGGCCCGATGAGATTGGCCGTCTCAGCGGTGCTTTGCGGGGCATGGTGGCCGCACTCTATCACCGGATTGACGCCAATGAACAGTTCGCAGCGGATGTGGCGCATGAAATCAAAAACCCGCTGGCTTCTTTGCGTTCGGCGGTGGGTACGATGCGCGTGGCCAAACGAGATGATCAGCGCGAAAAACTGCTGCAGGTAATTGAACATGATGTGCGTCGGCTTGATCGTTTGGTGAGCGATATCTCGGATGCATCACGGCTTGATAGTGAGCTGGTCAAAGAAACCCAAGAAGAATTCGACCTTGTCTCAATGCTAAGCAATCTCGGACAGTATCTTGGTGCGCAAGCAGAAAAAAAAGGTATCGAGTTCATTACCGATTTCCCCCAACACCCGGTTAAATTAACTGGGCTTGAAGGGCGGCTTGCGCAAGTGTTTGTTAATCTGATTACCAATGCGATCAGTTTTTGCGAAGATGGTGATGCGATTCGCCTGTGGGTACGCCAGCGTGAAAATCGGGTTGTGATTGTCGTCGAAGACACAGGCCCGGGCATTCCCGAACAGGCCCTGACCAAGATTTTTCAACGCTTCTATTCGCAGCGCAACGAAAACGATTTCGGGAATAACTCGGGCTTGGGCTTGTCTATCTCCAAACAGATTGTTGAGGCACATGATGGCGTGATTTGGGCTGAAAATATTCGCCCAACGGATGCTGATGTGACCTCTGACCCCCTTGGTGCGCGCTTTGTGGTCGGTTTGCCGACCTGA
- a CDS encoding HPr family phosphocarrier protein, which produces MTEMNSRQLDIVNEKGLHARAAAKFVEVVEGFDAYATVSLNGQSTGGDSIMGLLMLAASRGTTIDVQTSGPDAVPLADAVQALVADRFGEDM; this is translated from the coding sequence ATGACTGAAATGAATTCAAGACAATTGGATATTGTGAATGAAAAAGGCCTGCATGCACGGGCCGCTGCCAAATTCGTGGAAGTGGTCGAAGGTTTTGATGCCTATGCGACTGTGTCTTTGAACGGACAGTCGACCGGTGGCGATAGCATAATGGGGCTTTTGATGTTGGCAGCCTCCAGAGGAACCACTATTGACGTGCAAACTTCGGGCCCGGATGCGGTGCCGCTCGCAGATGCGGTGCAGGCTTTGGTGGCGGACAGGTTCGGCGAAGACATGTAA
- a CDS encoding PTS sugar transporter subunit IIA — MIGIVIVAHGGLAGEYLRAIEHVVGQQPGIQAITIEKDHDRSAKQTEISRAADAVDTGDGVVVATDIFGGSPSNLSLSACQAKNRCVVYGVNLPLLIKLAKSRHRPLPDAVSSALEAGRKYMNSYNVSAK, encoded by the coding sequence GTGATCGGAATTGTGATCGTTGCACATGGTGGATTAGCAGGGGAATATCTGCGGGCGATAGAACACGTCGTTGGTCAGCAGCCGGGTATCCAGGCCATCACTATTGAAAAAGATCACGACCGTAGTGCCAAACAAACTGAAATCAGTCGGGCGGCAGATGCGGTAGACACCGGAGACGGCGTTGTGGTCGCGACAGACATTTTTGGCGGCTCACCCTCCAATCTGTCGCTGTCAGCCTGTCAGGCGAAAAACCGTTGTGTAGTCTATGGCGTCAACCTGCCCTTGTTGATCAAGCTGGCAAAGTCCCGCCATCGCCCCTTGCCCGACGCGGTTAGTTCTGCTTTGGAAGCGGGACGTAAGTATATGAACAGCTATAATGTTTCAGCCAAATAA
- a CDS encoding FAD-binding oxidoreductase, which produces MAEVTIMGAGIFGLSVAWACLQKGARVTVIDPNGVGAGASGGVVGALAPHVPENWNEKKAFQFESLIMAETFWAEVSEAAGQSPGYARLGRLQPLPDDHAVALAQGRGVNAQTLWQEKAVWEVVSSDALDWAPPSPTGLLARDTLSARLHPRQACAALAAAIQAKGGVIATDGVPHGRIIWCIGITGLEELTAAHTRIVGNGVKGQGAVLDFSAANQPQLFTDALHIIPHEDGTTAIGSTSERDYDDPASTDAQLDEIITRARQLVPALQEAPVIKRWAGVRPRTRSRAPMLGVHPLKAGEFIANGGFKIGFGMAPKVGQVMADLMLDGVDMIPDGFRPGASY; this is translated from the coding sequence ATGGCAGAAGTGACTATCATGGGGGCGGGGATTTTCGGTCTGTCTGTGGCCTGGGCTTGCCTGCAAAAAGGCGCGCGCGTCACGGTGATTGATCCCAATGGCGTAGGGGCTGGCGCCTCAGGCGGTGTGGTTGGCGCATTGGCCCCACATGTGCCGGAAAACTGGAATGAGAAAAAGGCGTTTCAATTCGAAAGCTTGATCATGGCCGAAACATTCTGGGCTGAAGTGTCAGAGGCTGCGGGCCAATCCCCCGGATATGCCCGGCTGGGCCGGTTGCAGCCTTTGCCGGATGATCATGCGGTGGCACTGGCGCAAGGGCGTGGGGTGAACGCCCAAACGCTTTGGCAGGAGAAGGCTGTTTGGGAGGTGGTCTCCTCTGATGCGTTGGATTGGGCCCCCCCTTCGCCAACCGGTCTTCTGGCCCGCGATACATTGAGCGCGCGACTGCATCCGCGCCAAGCCTGCGCCGCATTGGCAGCGGCAATTCAGGCCAAGGGTGGGGTGATTGCTACGGACGGTGTGCCGCATGGGCGGATCATCTGGTGTATCGGTATTACCGGGCTTGAGGAATTGACCGCAGCACATACCCGAATTGTGGGGAATGGAGTCAAAGGGCAGGGGGCAGTGCTGGATTTCAGTGCGGCCAACCAACCGCAGCTCTTCACCGATGCCCTACACATCATCCCGCACGAGGATGGCACCACAGCCATCGGTTCCACCAGTGAACGCGACTATGATGACCCAGCTAGCACTGACGCGCAGTTGGATGAGATCATCACTCGCGCTCGCCAATTGGTGCCCGCTTTACAAGAAGCCCCTGTCATCAAGCGCTGGGCCGGGGTGCGCCCGCGCACAAGATCCCGCGCGCCGATGCTGGGCGTGCATCCGCTCAAGGCAGGGGAATTTATTGCAAATGGTGGCTTCAAGATCGGCTTTGGCATGGCGCCCAAGGTGGGGCAGGTCATGGCTGATCTTATGTTGGACGGTGTCGACATGATCCCGGATGGGTTCAGACCTGGGGCATCCTATTAA
- a CDS encoding adenosine deaminase, translating to MSNLSHMLINHLPKAELHLHIEGTLEPEMMLELAKRNGITLPYATVEEVAKAYQFDCLQDFLDLYYQGMSVLLTERDFYDLTWAYLVRVHADRLTHVELFFDPQAHTDRGVAFETVLVGITQALEAAKKELGITSKLIMCFLRHLPEDEAFEALECACKHKDHIFGVGLDSSEQGHPPEKFARVFEAARKEGFTPVAHVGEEGTAENVRTALDVLKIDRVDHGNHALDDPALVRRLADQQTPLTMCPISNLRLKGIPTLSASPVKKALDAGLLVTVNSDDPSYFGGYLNDNYHAVVDHLDLREQDVVTLAKNSFAGSFMSDSEKQQQLDAIDRQIETLHKA from the coding sequence ATGTCAAATCTATCCCATATGTTGATCAATCATCTGCCAAAAGCCGAGCTACACCTGCATATCGAAGGCACGTTAGAGCCCGAGATGATGCTTGAGTTGGCCAAGCGGAATGGCATCACCCTTCCTTATGCGACCGTCGAAGAGGTTGCCAAAGCCTATCAGTTCGACTGCCTGCAGGACTTTCTGGATCTCTATTATCAAGGCATGTCCGTTCTTTTGACAGAACGTGACTTTTATGACCTGACTTGGGCCTATCTTGTCCGGGTGCATGCCGATAGGTTGACCCATGTTGAGCTATTCTTTGACCCGCAAGCGCATACCGACCGTGGCGTTGCCTTTGAAACCGTTTTGGTGGGCATCACACAGGCGTTGGAAGCTGCCAAAAAAGAACTTGGCATCACCTCCAAATTGATCATGTGTTTCCTGCGGCACCTGCCTGAAGACGAGGCCTTTGAAGCATTGGAGTGTGCTTGTAAACATAAGGACCACATCTTTGGCGTTGGTCTGGACAGCAGCGAGCAGGGCCACCCCCCCGAGAAATTCGCCCGCGTTTTCGAAGCCGCCCGTAAGGAAGGCTTCACTCCAGTGGCCCATGTTGGCGAAGAGGGCACGGCGGAGAACGTCCGCACCGCGCTTGATGTGCTTAAGATTGACCGCGTTGATCACGGCAACCATGCGCTAGATGACCCGGCTTTGGTTAGACGACTGGCGGATCAACAGACACCTCTGACCATGTGTCCAATTTCCAATTTACGCCTTAAAGGGATACCAACTTTATCTGCCAGCCCAGTGAAGAAAGCACTGGATGCGGGCTTGTTGGTGACAGTGAATTCAGACGATCCATCCTATTTTGGTGGCTATCTTAATGACAATTACCATGCTGTGGTCGATCATCTTGACCTGAGGGAACAAGACGTGGTGACACTGGCTAAAAACTCGTTCGCAGGTTCATTCATGAGCGATTCTGAGAAACAACAGCAATTGGATGCGATTGATCGGCAAATTGAGACATTGCACAAAGCATAG
- a CDS encoding BCCT family transporter, translating into MTDAHISQKSKGSINKPLFAVSGGFIALFCIVALVNLDALSAFVDWGFNVSATYFGLYWQVLLLATFLIGLVLCILPGGKAIMGGLTAPEFTMFQWGAMIMCTLLAGGGVFWAAGEPMAHFLSSPPVFGAEAGTMDAVNPALAQSFMHWGFLAWAILGSLTTVMLMHYHYEKGLPLAPRTLLYPVFGDKAINGPIGLFADASSIIAVVAGTVGPIGFLGLQVSYGLDDLLGIPDSFSTRAAVIVGLVALYTISAMTGVSRGIQILSRVNVILAAGLLLFMLIMGPTLFIFKSFFGGFTTYLGSFFDMALYRGDAGLFGEPGWLGWWTVFFWGWFMGYGPLMAMFIARISRGRSIRSIIIMLSIVAPIVTSFWFTIVGGSGIAFELADPGAISGPFEGFNLPAALLAITQQLPMGFIVSALFLILTTIFVATTGDSMTYVISVTMSQNDQPSMPIRIFWGVAMGLMAIILISVGSGGVSKLQSFIVITAVPVSLILLPSLWDALRITLAKGKEQ; encoded by the coding sequence ATGACGGACGCGCACATTTCGCAAAAGAGCAAGGGCTCTATCAATAAGCCGCTCTTTGCGGTTTCGGGGGGCTTCATCGCTCTTTTCTGTATCGTCGCGCTGGTTAATCTGGATGCGCTTTCAGCCTTCGTGGATTGGGGCTTCAATGTCTCGGCTACGTATTTCGGTCTCTACTGGCAGGTACTGCTGCTGGCGACCTTCCTGATCGGACTGGTCCTGTGCATCCTGCCCGGTGGCAAGGCGATTATGGGTGGCTTAACCGCCCCCGAATTCACCATGTTCCAATGGGGCGCGATGATCATGTGTACGCTGCTTGCGGGTGGTGGTGTGTTCTGGGCGGCGGGCGAGCCCATGGCGCATTTTCTGTCATCGCCGCCAGTCTTTGGTGCCGAAGCCGGAACCATGGATGCAGTGAACCCTGCGCTGGCCCAAAGCTTCATGCACTGGGGCTTTCTGGCCTGGGCGATTCTGGGATCCCTGACAACCGTCATGCTAATGCACTATCACTATGAAAAAGGTCTGCCACTGGCCCCGCGCACTCTGCTTTACCCGGTCTTTGGCGACAAAGCTATCAACGGCCCAATCGGCCTGTTTGCTGATGCATCTTCGATCATTGCGGTTGTTGCAGGCACCGTTGGTCCAATCGGCTTTCTTGGCCTTCAGGTCAGCTATGGTTTGGACGATCTGCTTGGCATTCCAGATAGCTTTAGCACACGCGCAGCGGTGATTGTGGGTCTTGTTGCACTCTATACAATTTCCGCGATGACGGGAGTGTCCCGGGGCATCCAAATCCTCAGCCGGGTGAACGTGATTCTGGCGGCTGGTCTGCTGTTGTTCATGTTGATCATGGGCCCAACGCTGTTCATCTTCAAAAGCTTCTTTGGAGGCTTCACTACCTATCTCGGCAGCTTCTTTGATATGGCACTTTACCGTGGTGACGCGGGCCTGTTCGGCGAACCCGGTTGGCTGGGCTGGTGGACCGTGTTCTTTTGGGGATGGTTCATGGGATACGGCCCATTGATGGCCATGTTCATCGCGCGTATTTCACGTGGCCGCTCGATCCGTTCGATCATCATCATGCTGTCGATTGTGGCGCCAATTGTGACCAGCTTCTGGTTCACGATTGTCGGTGGCTCGGGCATCGCCTTTGAACTTGCCGATCCGGGTGCCATCTCGGGGCCGTTCGAAGGCTTCAACCTGCCCGCGGCCCTACTGGCGATCACCCAACAATTGCCGATGGGCTTTATCGTTTCCGCGCTGTTCCTGATCTTGACGACGATCTTTGTGGCTACAACTGGCGACTCGATGACTTACGTGATTTCCGTCACCATGAGCCAGAATGATCAACCCTCGATGCCGATCCGCATCTTCTGGGGTGTTGCCATGGGCCTGATGGCGATCATCTTGATCTCAGTCGGATCTGGTGGCGTCTCAAAGCTGCAAAGCTTCATCGTAATCACGGCTGTGCCCGTATCGTTGATCTTGTTGCCCTCATTGTGGGATGCCCTGCGCATCACCCTTGCAAAAGGCAAAGAACAGTAA
- a CDS encoding response regulator transcription factor, with translation MSRIALVDDDRNILTSVSMTLEAEGFEVETYNDGQQAFDAFSKKLPDMAVLDIKMPRMDGMDLLQRLRQKSSMPVIFLTSKDDEIDEVLGLRMGADDYVKKPFSQRLLVERIRALLRRQEAVEGNLVGDTEETKMIERGELRMDPLRHAVSWKGRDVSLTVTEFLLLQALAQRPGFVKSRDQLMDVAYDDQVYVDDRTIDSHIKRLRKKLRMVDGEFSAIETLYGIGYRYNEE, from the coding sequence ATGTCGAGAATCGCCCTAGTGGACGATGACAGGAATATTCTGACATCTGTTTCGATGACCCTTGAGGCTGAGGGTTTCGAAGTTGAAACATATAACGACGGGCAGCAGGCATTTGATGCGTTCAGTAAGAAATTGCCGGATATGGCTGTGCTGGATATCAAGATGCCACGCATGGATGGCATGGACTTGCTGCAACGCCTACGACAAAAATCATCGATGCCGGTCATTTTCCTGACCTCAAAAGATGATGAGATCGACGAAGTTCTTGGGCTTCGAATGGGTGCTGACGATTACGTGAAAAAACCTTTCTCACAACGACTTTTGGTCGAACGCATCCGTGCCCTTTTGCGCCGACAGGAAGCCGTCGAAGGCAATCTGGTCGGCGATACAGAAGAAACCAAGATGATCGAACGTGGCGAACTGCGGATGGATCCGTTGCGACATGCAGTGTCTTGGAAGGGCCGGGATGTTTCGTTGACCGTAACCGAATTCCTGTTGCTGCAGGCGTTAGCCCAACGTCCGGGTTTCGTGAAGAGTCGGGACCAACTGATGGACGTCGCCTATGATGATCAGGTCTATGTTGATGACCGCACTATTGACAGTCATATTAAGCGACTACGCAAAAAACTGCGTATGGTAGATGGCGAATTTTCAGCGATCGAAACGCTTTATGGAATCGGCTATCGGTATAATGAGGAATAA
- the rapZ gene encoding RNase adapter RapZ produces the protein MAELSKAGEDLIKARLVLVTGPSGAGRTTAIRALEDMGYEAIDNVPLSLLPRLLDGPAPDRPIVLGIDTRNRDFSTSALIEAIDNVGRMADAAMQVLYLDCTAEVLLRRFSETRRRHPLAPAERPEAGIAKEFDLLGPIRARADLLMETSEMSPRDLRAELELWFAPRVAGRRLAVSVHSFSYKRGLPRGLDMMYDCRFLRNPYWDEELRDGDGRDVNVQSYIAQDARFEDFCTRVSEMAKFLLPAYEAEGKAYLSIGFGCTGGQHRSVTMAETLAQTLAEGGWQVSIRHRELERRGLT, from the coding sequence ATGGCAGAGCTTTCAAAAGCTGGGGAAGACCTGATCAAAGCACGTCTTGTGCTTGTGACCGGACCGTCCGGTGCGGGGCGCACCACTGCCATCCGTGCGCTCGAGGATATGGGGTATGAGGCCATTGACAATGTGCCATTGTCCCTATTGCCGCGCTTGCTGGATGGACCCGCGCCGGACCGACCGATTGTTCTCGGCATTGATACCCGAAATCGAGATTTTTCCACCAGCGCGCTCATCGAAGCAATCGATAATGTCGGGCGTATGGCCGATGCCGCGATGCAGGTGCTGTATCTGGATTGCACGGCTGAGGTGCTGCTGCGCCGGTTTTCCGAAACGCGTCGCCGTCACCCTTTGGCTCCGGCGGAGCGTCCCGAAGCGGGGATCGCCAAGGAGTTCGACCTACTAGGGCCAATTCGGGCCCGCGCCGATTTGTTGATGGAGACATCAGAGATGTCACCGCGCGACTTACGAGCAGAACTTGAACTGTGGTTTGCACCCAGAGTGGCCGGAAGACGTCTGGCGGTATCGGTACATTCGTTTTCTTATAAACGGGGCCTGCCGCGTGGGTTGGACATGATGTATGACTGCCGATTTTTGCGCAATCCGTATTGGGATGAGGAACTGCGTGACGGAGATGGTCGAGATGTCAATGTGCAATCTTATATTGCGCAGGATGCGCGATTTGAGGATTTCTGCACACGGGTCAGTGAAATGGCTAAGTTTCTGTTGCCAGCCTACGAGGCTGAGGGCAAAGCCTACCTTTCCATCGGGTTTGGCTGTACAGGCGGGCAACACCGCAGTGTCACAATGGCAGAAACTTTGGCTCAAACCCTTGCAGAAGGGGGCTGGCAAGTGTCAATTAGACATCGCGAACTGGAACGGCGCGGCCTGACCTGA
- a CDS encoding phosphoenolpyruvate carboxykinase has product MTFGRVNPQFQLEDQGIIGLGNVYYNLIEPALIEQALKNNEGTLGLGGAFLVTTGKFTGRSPKDKHIVKTPDVADHIWWENNAEMSPEGFDALYNDMLEHMKGRDYYVQDLTGGADPTHAINVRMVTELAWHNLFIRHLLRRPERAALDNFTSDFTVINCPSFQATPEKHNCRSETVIAMNFERKMILIGGTEYAGENKKSVFSLLNYLLPEKGIMPMHCSANHAKDNPVDTAVFFGLSGTGKTTLSADPARTLIGDDEHGWSDTGTFNFEGGCYAKTINLNAEAEPEIYATTSKSGTVIENMVFDEETLELDFNDDSLTANMRCAYPLEYISNASETAIGSHPKNVIMLTCDAFGVLPPIARLTPAQAMYHFLSGFTSKVAGTERGVTEPEPTFSTCFGAPFMPRRPEAYGDLLRSKIAKHGATCWLVNTGWTGGGYGTGSRMPIKATRALLTAALDGSLNEATFRKDSNFGFDVPVTVSGVDAGLLDPRSTWADTAAYDAQAGKLVKMFADNFAQYLPHIDDDVKAAALG; this is encoded by the coding sequence ATGACATTTGGACGGGTAAACCCGCAGTTCCAACTCGAAGATCAGGGAATCATCGGGCTGGGCAATGTCTATTACAACCTGATCGAGCCAGCCCTGATCGAACAGGCGCTGAAAAACAACGAAGGCACCCTTGGCCTTGGCGGGGCTTTTCTGGTGACCACAGGAAAATTCACCGGCCGATCCCCAAAAGACAAACACATTGTTAAAACCCCTGATGTCGCAGATCACATCTGGTGGGAAAACAACGCTGAGATGTCACCAGAAGGCTTTGACGCCCTCTACAATGACATGCTCGAGCACATGAAGGGTCGCGACTATTACGTGCAAGACCTGACCGGTGGCGCTGACCCGACCCATGCCATCAACGTTCGCATGGTAACAGAGTTGGCATGGCACAACCTGTTCATTCGTCACTTGCTTCGCCGTCCAGAACGCGCCGCACTGGACAATTTCACTTCTGACTTCACCGTCATAAACTGCCCCAGCTTTCAGGCGACACCGGAAAAGCACAACTGCCGCTCTGAAACCGTGATCGCGATGAACTTTGAACGCAAGATGATCCTAATCGGTGGTACCGAATATGCCGGTGAAAACAAAAAGTCCGTCTTCAGCTTGCTGAATTACCTTCTCCCTGAAAAGGGCATCATGCCGATGCACTGCTCTGCCAACCACGCCAAAGACAACCCAGTTGATACCGCTGTGTTTTTCGGCCTGTCGGGCACGGGTAAGACCACCCTGTCAGCCGACCCTGCACGTACATTGATCGGTGATGATGAACATGGCTGGTCTGACACGGGCACCTTCAATTTTGAAGGCGGCTGCTATGCCAAGACCATCAACCTGAATGCCGAGGCAGAGCCAGAGATTTATGCCACTACGTCAAAATCTGGCACCGTAATCGAAAACATGGTGTTTGATGAGGAAACGCTGGAACTGGATTTCAACGACGATAGCCTGACCGCCAACATGCGCTGCGCCTATCCGCTGGAATATATCTCGAACGCTTCAGAAACTGCTATTGGTAGCCATCCCAAGAACGTGATCATGCTGACTTGTGATGCCTTTGGTGTACTGCCCCCCATCGCACGGCTGACCCCGGCACAAGCAATGTATCACTTCCTGTCTGGTTTCACCTCCAAGGTAGCCGGAACTGAGCGTGGCGTAACAGAACCTGAACCCACATTCTCGACCTGCTTTGGCGCGCCGTTCATGCCTCGCCGCCCAGAGGCTTATGGCGATCTGCTGCGCAGCAAAATTGCCAAACATGGTGCCACCTGCTGGCTGGTCAACACCGGCTGGACTGGTGGCGGTTATGGCACCGGATCGCGCATGCCGATCAAAGCCACCCGCGCCCTGCTGACTGCTGCACTTGACGGCTCCCTGAACGAGGCCACCTTCCGCAAGGATTCCAACTTTGGCTTTGATGTGCCGGTCACTGTTTCGGGTGTCGATGCTGGCTTGCTTGATCCGCGCTCGACCTGGGCCGATACCGCAGCCTACGACGCGCAGGCTGGCAAACTGGTAAAGATGTTTGCCGATAACTTCGCACAATACCTGCCCCATATCGACGACGACGTAAAAGCCGCCGCACTGGGTTAA
- a CDS encoding HPr kinase/phosphorylase translates to MPDITVYSEEYTVHATTVAHSGHAVLIRGASGQGKSGLALQLLALGAELVSDDRTRIWSQGDTLMSDAPDTIRDQIEARGVGIMTSPSCGPRPVSLIVDLDHAEQDRLPKWHQDTLQGICLPVLYHADFVHFPAAILLYLKYGRVG, encoded by the coding sequence ATGCCTGACATTACCGTATATAGTGAAGAATACACGGTGCACGCAACGACGGTTGCGCATTCTGGTCATGCGGTGTTGATCCGGGGCGCATCGGGGCAGGGAAAGTCTGGGCTTGCTTTGCAGCTTTTAGCATTGGGTGCAGAGCTGGTCTCGGATGACAGAACCCGGATTTGGTCACAGGGTGATACCTTGATGTCAGATGCGCCAGATACAATACGTGATCAGATTGAGGCCCGCGGTGTAGGGATAATGACGTCCCCCAGTTGTGGGCCGAGACCGGTCTCTTTAATCGTGGACCTTGATCACGCGGAACAAGACCGTTTGCCAAAATGGCATCAAGACACGTTGCAGGGCATTTGCCTTCCAGTGTTGTATCACGCTGATTTTGTGCATTTTCCGGCGGCGATTTTACTCTATCTTAAATATGGTCGAGTGGGCTGA
- a CDS encoding MarR family winged helix-turn-helix transcriptional regulator gives MADRIPIQDLLARIKTNWPAADAPETDIVFMILRFQDLIRMNTEEVLGKFNLSHASFEILVALRAQPNPRQLTPTELYRSALLSSGGTTKILIQLESRGLIERASNPMDGRSKIVCLTASGETLVESAMTEVMTYDRELFSKLDDVVDITQLKNVLDVALSAVES, from the coding sequence ATGGCAGACAGAATCCCAATCCAAGACCTTTTGGCGCGCATCAAAACGAATTGGCCTGCGGCCGACGCCCCGGAAACAGACATTGTATTTATGATCTTGAGATTTCAGGATCTGATTAGAATGAACACAGAAGAGGTCTTGGGTAAATTCAACCTGTCCCATGCATCTTTTGAGATCCTCGTGGCGTTGCGTGCGCAGCCAAACCCGCGGCAGCTGACCCCAACCGAGCTATATCGGTCGGCCCTTTTGTCATCAGGCGGTACAACAAAAATCCTCATTCAATTGGAGAGTCGAGGACTGATCGAACGCGCCTCTAACCCGATGGACGGGCGCAGCAAGATCGTGTGCCTAACTGCTTCCGGTGAAACACTGGTCGAAAGCGCAATGACCGAGGTAATGACCTACGATAGAGAGCTGTTTTCCAAACTCGATGATGTCGTCGATATCACACAGCTCAAAAATGTTCTGGATGTGGCATTAAGCGCTGTGGAATCTTAA